A single Perca flavescens isolate YP-PL-M2 chromosome 2, PFLA_1.0, whole genome shotgun sequence DNA region contains:
- the coq7 gene encoding NADPH-dependent 3-demethoxyubiquinone 3-hydroxylase, mitochondrial, whose amino-acid sequence MHRAAHTALYDWSNILGPAMIRQCLKCRVPPQLSSRAYSVVPTPCDSEEKEMLDRMLRVDHAGEYGANRIYAGQMAVLGRTSTGPLIQEMWDQEKHHLSKFNEILAENRVRPTALLPLWNIAGFLLGASSALLGKEGAMACTVAVEESISEHYNSQIRALMERDPERYTELLQVIKEFRDDELEHHDTGLEHDAEKIPGYWLIKNAIQLGCKAAIYVSQRV is encoded by the exons ATGCACAGAGCCGCGCACACAGCTTTGTATGACTGGTCTAATATTCTCGGGCCAGCGATGATTCGACAGTGTTTGAAATGCAGAG TGCCCCCGCAGCTGAGCTCACGTGCCTACAGTGTGGTCCCGACCCCATGCGACAGTGAGGAGAAGGAGATGCTGGACCGAATGCTGCGCGTGGACCACGCGGGTGAATACGGGGCCAACCGCATCTACGCCGGCCAGATGGCAGTGTTGGGGCGAACTAGTACTGGACCTCTCATCCAG GAAATGTGGGATCAAGAAAAGCACCACCTTTCAAAGTTTAATGAAATTCTGGCTGAGAACAGAGTTCGACCCACAGCACTGTTACCCCTCTGGAACATTGCTGGTTTTCTATTAG GTGCGTCCAGTGCACTACTAGGAAAAGAGGGGGCCATGGCCTGCACTGTGGCGGTGGAGGAGAGTATTTCAGAGCACTACAATAGCCAGATAAGAGCTCTGATGGAGAGGGACCCCGAGAGATACACTGAACTGTTACAA GTTATAAAGGAATTCAGAGATGATGAGCTGGAGCATCATGACACAGGATTGGAGCATGATGCTGAAAAA ataCCTGGATACTGGCTAATAAAAAATGCAATACAGCTTGGCTGCAAAGCTGCAATATATGTTTCTCAACGTGTctaa